In Leptolyngbya sp. SIO1E4, one DNA window encodes the following:
- the arsH gene encoding arsenical resistance protein ArsH gives MSFDHKPRILFLYGSLRERSYSRLLAEEAARIIQDFGAEVKFFDPRGLPLHGAEPETHPKVQELRALSQWSEGQVWSSPELHGNISGLMKTQIDWIPLNIGAIRPTQGKTLAVMQVSGGSQSFNAVNTLRLLGRWMRMFTIPNQSSVAKAYQEFHEDGRMQDSAYRDRVIDVMEELYRFTLLLRDKVDDLTDRHSERKAKAAQPKV, from the coding sequence ATGAGTTTTGACCACAAACCCAGGATTCTCTTTCTCTACGGTTCCCTGCGGGAGCGCTCTTACAGTCGTCTTTTGGCCGAGGAAGCCGCTCGCATCATCCAGGACTTTGGCGCTGAGGTGAAGTTCTTTGACCCTCGTGGCTTACCCCTGCATGGTGCCGAACCCGAGACCCACCCTAAAGTGCAGGAACTGCGAGCACTTTCTCAATGGTCAGAGGGTCAGGTGTGGTCTAGCCCAGAACTGCATGGCAACATTTCAGGCCTGATGAAAACTCAAATTGATTGGATTCCTCTCAACATTGGAGCGATACGCCCCACCCAAGGAAAAACCTTAGCCGTGATGCAAGTCTCCGGCGGGTCACAGTCCTTTAATGCGGTCAATACTCTACGGCTTTTAGGGCGCTGGATGCGGATGTTTACGATCCCCAACCAGTCTTCTGTGGCGAAGGCTTATCAAGAATTCCATGAAGATGGCAGAATGCAAGACTCAGCCTACCGTGATCGCGTGATCGACGTCATGGAAGAACTGTATCGCTTTACGCTACTGCTGCGGGACAAAGTAGACGACCTCACAGACCGCCACAGCGAACGGAAAGCCAAGGCTGCCCAGCCAAAAGTTTAG
- the deoC gene encoding deoxyribose-phosphate aldolase, translating to MDSFQTLRDLPQIELAPLIDHSLLTPTATPEQVMHWCSEADRYGFAAVCVSPAYVALVREQLQGKRPAVCTVIGFPTGATTSTCKLYEAQEAAENGATELDVVINLGWLKSGQRDRVHREIAEICEETGQTVKAILETSLLTPAEIQVAAELCLDAGVAFLKTSTGWQGGATVETVRQLRSLTRGQVGIKASGGIRTAEQALLLVEAGATRLGTSKGPDLVQQQKDLADQ from the coding sequence ATGGATAGTTTTCAGACGTTGCGAGACTTGCCGCAAATTGAGTTGGCTCCCCTGATTGACCATTCTTTGCTAACTCCCACGGCGACCCCGGAGCAGGTGATGCACTGGTGTAGTGAGGCAGATCGCTATGGGTTTGCAGCGGTTTGCGTCTCTCCAGCCTATGTTGCCTTGGTTCGGGAACAGCTTCAGGGGAAACGTCCGGCTGTGTGTACGGTGATTGGCTTTCCGACCGGAGCCACCACGTCAACCTGTAAGCTGTATGAGGCTCAAGAGGCGGCGGAGAACGGAGCCACTGAGTTAGATGTGGTGATTAACCTTGGCTGGCTCAAATCTGGGCAGCGCGATCGCGTCCATCGAGAAATTGCTGAGATCTGTGAGGAAACTGGGCAAACGGTGAAAGCCATTCTAGAAACTAGCCTGCTCACACCGGCAGAAATTCAGGTAGCAGCAGAACTGTGCCTGGATGCAGGCGTGGCGTTCCTAAAAACCAGTACGGGCTGGCAGGGCGGAGCTACCGTGGAAACAGTCCGGCAATTGCGATCGCTGACGCGGGGCCAGGTGGGTATTAAAGCTTCTGGGGGCATTCGTACGGCTGAGCAAGCCCTGCTGTTGGTAGAAGCAGGGGCCACTCGTTTGGGGACTTCGAAAGGCCCTGATTTGGTTCAGCAACAAAAAGATCTGGCTGACCAGTAG